From Prevotella sp. oral taxon 299 str. F0039:
ACTAAGGTTATGTGGGTCGGCACCGAGCGTGGCAAATACTCGTGAAATGTTGGCACTTTGTAGGGCATATGCTATCTGCACACCGAAAAATCCAAAGTTCAGGTTCCATAAATTCCAGAACTTCATGTCAGGTTTTTGTTTACGTTGAATACTAAACATAGGTTTCTGAGTTTTAGTTGTATTTATTTTGTTATAGTTTATTTACAGAGTAATGGAGTAAAAAGTGTTATAGGGAGGTATCTAATGATTTCTCTATTTGTGTATTTTTTTTCATTTTGAGTTAAAGATTACACCTTATTATATTAATAGGGCATATTATCGGGTTGTTCCTCTAAGGATAAGTCGGGTTCTTACAATTCTTTTTTCTATCTTACTTTCGGGAATAACTCCCTCAACTTTATCTATTAGAACCTGAGCAGCTTCTTCTCCGAGTGCAAAACCATGTTGGTCGACAGATGTAAGCATAGGATCGCAAGCCATACAAATGCCTCCATTTGAGAATCCGCAAATGCTAACATCTTCAGGAACATGAAGTTTCATTCTTTTAACTGTGTAGAGAATACCTATTGCGGTTTCATCGTTAATGGCAAAAAAAGCATCAGGCCTGTCCTCAAGTGTTAGTAAATGAGGTGTGATATCCTCGGCATCTGTACGATTATCACATTGCTTAATGAAGCGTTCGTCAAGTGATAAACCATTCTTAATAAGTGCATCTTTATAGCCATTATAGCGATTTTTGGTTATTTCGAGTTTCATAGAGGAGCCATAAAAGGCAATCCTTTTACAACCTGTTTTTATAAGATATTCTACAGCAGTGTATGCCCCTGTATAATCATCTACGACCACTCTAGAGCTATTTATGCCTGTGCAAATACGATCATAAAATACCAATGGAATATTATGATTGATGATATTTTGAAAGTGATCATATGAAAACGTGTTTTTAGCTTGAGAAACTATGATGCCACAAACCTTGTTCTCTAATAAAGATTTACATATTTCTACTTCTTGTTCATAATTTTCGTTGCTCTGCGTTGCAATAATATGGTAACCTTTAGTAGATGCTTTTTCTTCGATACCACTTAAGATTGAAGCAAAATAAGAATGGCTGAATTTTGGAATAATCACCCCAATAAGCTTTATAGGTTCAGTTTTACTATTGCGTAAATTCTTTGCCACAATGTTCGGGCAAAAATTCTTTTCTTTTGCAAAAGCCTTGATCTCCTCACGTTTTTTTGCACTGATTTTGGGAGAATCTTTAAGGGCACGAGATACAGTAGCTACAGAAACACCAAGCTCCTGTGCAATATCTTTCATTGTTAGAGGTGGAGAATCTTTCATGTTTTAGTTAATTATATGATAAAATTATGTACAAAGGTATGAAAAAAGCCATATACAACAAGAATTAGTTGTTAAATTCAATGCAAACGTTTGCACTTTTCCTTATGTTATTTTTCTTATTAAAATAGACTTACATATTCTGAATACAACTATTTTTGTAACAAAGCATTATTTCTAGTACGTTACATAAAATAACCTAAAAAATGTAATATAAACAAATTCAGCCTAAACAACGGAATTTATAAACGATATTAACGTTAACTAAAAAATAAAATCATGAAATTAAAAAAGCTCAAATTACCTCTTAGGAGTTTAGTCCTCTCAGGTGGGTTACTCCTTTCTGTTACGGCCTTTGCGCAGTCTGGAAATATTAGAGGCAAAATCAAGGATGCTTCTGGAGAGCCAATTATCGGTGCCACAATTACGGCAAATGGTAAGGCTATAGGAGTAACAGACTTTGATGGTAACTATTCTATTAACGTTCCTAAGGGAACAGAGATCACAGTTACTTATGTAGGAATGTCTCCTAAGAAAGTAAAAGTATCGGAAGATCTTACTATAGTATTAGATAATGACAATAAAACACTAAACGAAGTAGTTGTTATTGGTTATGGTATTGCAAAGAAATCAGACCTTACTGGTTCTGTGTCAGCTTTAAAACCTGATGGCAAAAATAAAGGTCTTGTAGTAAATCCACAAGATATGATTTCTGGTAAGGTTGCTGGTGTAAACGTAATAACTAACGATGGAACTCCTGGTGGTGCCACAACCATGCGTATTCGTGGTGGTTCTTCGCTTAATGCGTCAAACGACCCATTGATTGTTATCGACAATGTGCCCATTGATAATGCTGGTGTCAAAGGTGTATCTAATATTCTTTCAAGCATCAACCCTCAAGATATTGAAAGTTTCAACGTGTTGAAAGATGCTTCGGCTACAGCTATTTATGGTTCACGTGGTTCTAATGGTGTTATTATTATCACTACTAAACGCGGTAGAAAAGGACAAGCTCCTCAAGTTTCTTATAGTGGTAGCTTCACTTTAAGTACCAAAAAGAGTACTATAGATGTAATGAATGCAAATGAATATCGTGCATTTATTGAAGAACTCTTTGGAAAAGAAAGCGATGCTTATAAAGCTCTTGGAACTGCAGATACCAACTGGCAAAATGAAATATTGCGTACTGCAGCCAGTCATGATCACAATGTTACAGTGTCTGGTTCTATGAGTGATGTGCCTTATCGTTTATCAGTTGGTTATACAAACCAACAAGGTATCGTTAAGACTTCAAACTTTGAGCGTGTAACAACAGCTCTTAACCTTAACCCCTCTTTCTTAAATGACCATTTAACATTAAACCTTAATGCTAAGGGTATGTATGCTCGTAATACGTTTGCTGATGGTGCAGCCATTTCTAATGCGCTTAGAATGGATCCAACACAAGACCCTTACAATTATACATCGCCCTATCATCTTAATTTATTAGGTGAAAATAAGGCTACAATGTTAAAGAATTTTGGTGGTTATTTTGAATGGACTACAACTGGAATTGATGGCGATAAAGAAGCTTGGCCATTTTCTTATAATTCTACTGGTGGAGTTATGAACCCTCTTGCAGTGCTTAACACTCGTAAAGAAACTGCTAATAGTAGACAATTTATAGGTAGTGCTGATATTGATTATAAGGTGCATGGCTTTGAAGACTTACGTTTACATGCGACTTTAGGTGCTGATATAGCAAAAGGAACTCAATATAGAAATGCTTCTACAGCGTCTCCTCAATTTATTTATTATGGAAGTCAAGGTGATGAAACTATCTTAAAGCGTAACCTTTCTTTAAGTATGTATGCACAATACTTCCATGATTTTAAGGATAAACTTAAGAATCACTTTGATGTAATGGGAGGTTATGAATGGCAACATTTCTATCGTAATCAAAATAACGATTATGTAGGTTACTATTCGTCTACAATTACTACAAGATATGATGATGGAAAACCTAAGGCAGGAACTGCACTTCCTCACACTCCTTATAAGTTTGCAACAGAAAACTACTTAGTTTCTTTCTTTGGTAGAGCAAACTGGAGCTTGTTAGATCGTTACTATATTACAGCAACAGTTCGTAATGATGGTTCTTC
This genomic window contains:
- a CDS encoding TonB-dependent receptor yields the protein MKLKKLKLPLRSLVLSGGLLLSVTAFAQSGNIRGKIKDASGEPIIGATITANGKAIGVTDFDGNYSINVPKGTEITVTYVGMSPKKVKVSEDLTIVLDNDNKTLNEVVVIGYGIAKKSDLTGSVSALKPDGKNKGLVVNPQDMISGKVAGVNVITNDGTPGGATTMRIRGGSSLNASNDPLIVIDNVPIDNAGVKGVSNILSSINPQDIESFNVLKDASATAIYGSRGSNGVIIITTKRGRKGQAPQVSYSGSFTLSTKKSTIDVMNANEYRAFIEELFGKESDAYKALGTADTNWQNEILRTAASHDHNVTVSGSMSDVPYRLSVGYTNQQGIVKTSNFERVTTALNLNPSFLNDHLTLNLNAKGMYARNTFADGAAISNALRMDPTQDPYNYTSPYHLNLLGENKATMLKNFGGYFEWTTTGIDGDKEAWPFSYNSTGGVMNPLAVLNTRKETANSRQFIGSADIDYKVHGFEDLRLHATLGADIAKGTQYRNASTASPQFIYYGSQGDETILKRNLSLSMYAQYFHDFKDKLKNHFDVMGGYEWQHFYRNQNNDYVGYYSSTITTRYDDGKPKAGTALPHTPYKFATENYLVSFFGRANWSLLDRYYITATVRNDGSSRFKEHWAMFPSFAFAWKVNQESWLKDVNTLSDLKLRLGWGKTGQQDLSTDYVWIPTYSVNTGTDSFYPLAGDGELYRPNSFRPNLKWETTTTYNAGIDWGFFNQRLSGTLDFYYRKTTDLLNYAPVMILSSFRNQAWQNIGDLSNTGLEATISWKAIQKKDWFWTIDYNFTYNKNKITNLAGVSKDNSPVANTSITIGTDKNLEYNQVGHSANSFYVYQQVYDANGNPIEGAVVDRNSDGKITDADRYFYKNPVAPVTMGLSSRLEYKSWDLGFSLRASIGNYVFNGIEQGFKNVSPNGIWTLDRLGNTTPTAKLRGFVQDDAKTTLTDYWVQNASFLKCDNITLGYSFNNLFKTGSYKGIGGRVYATASNVFTITKYKGLDPEVFNGYDNNMYPRAFSMILGVNLNF
- a CDS encoding LacI family DNA-binding transcriptional regulator — its product is MKDSPPLTMKDIAQELGVSVATVSRALKDSPKISAKKREEIKAFAKEKNFCPNIVAKNLRNSKTEPIKLIGVIIPKFSHSYFASILSGIEEKASTKGYHIIATQSNENYEQEVEICKSLLENKVCGIIVSQAKNTFSYDHFQNIINHNIPLVFYDRICTGINSSRVVVDDYTGAYTAVEYLIKTGCKRIAFYGSSMKLEITKNRYNGYKDALIKNGLSLDERFIKQCDNRTDAEDITPHLLTLEDRPDAFFAINDETAIGILYTVKRMKLHVPEDVSICGFSNGGICMACDPMLTSVDQHGFALGEEAAQVLIDKVEGVIPESKIEKRIVRTRLILRGTTR